Proteins from a single region of Sesamum indicum cultivar Zhongzhi No. 13 linkage group LG5, S_indicum_v1.0, whole genome shotgun sequence:
- the LOC105162683 gene encoding uncharacterized protein LOC105162683 isoform X1, with amino-acid sequence MRESRGQVASSLEPWLELKNKIVMVTGASSGRGREFCLDLAEAGCKVVAAARRVDRLRLLCDEINNGIGSNKPGPDRARAVAVELDVNASGPIINAAVEKAWGAFGRIDALINNAGVRGSVHSPLDLSEDEWNDIIRTNLTGTWLVSKYVCSRMRYAQQGGSVINISSTAGLNRGQLPGSLVYAASKAAVNTITKGMALELGMYKIRVNSISPGIFKSEITQGLLQKDWLKTVAFKTIPLRTHGTTDPALTSLVRYLVHDCSEYVTGNVFIVEAGATLPDDARMMDLVTRGMLLVVLSGSSGTT; translated from the exons ATGCGGGAGAGCAGGGGGCAAGTGGCTAGCAGCTTGGAGCCGTGGCTCGAGCTGAAAAACAAAATCGTCATGGTGACCGGCGCGTCTTCCGGGCGGGGCCGAGAGTTTTGCTTAGACTTAGCCGAAGCCGGATGCAAAGTCGTAGCCGCAGCTCGACGAGTCGATCGCTTACGATTACTCTGCGATGAAATTAACAACGGGATCGGTTCTAACAAGCCGGGCCCTGATCGAGCTAGAGCCGTGGCTGTGGAGCTTGACGTCAACGCAAGTGGACCGATCATTAACGCTGCCGTGGAGAAAGCTTGGGGTGCTTTTGGGAGAATCGATGCTTTGATCAACAATGCTGGTGTGAGAG GTAGTGTGCACAGTCCATTGGATTTGTCGGAAGACGAATGGAATGATATCATTAGAACAAACCTAACCGGAACCTGGTTGGTCTCCAAGTACGTTTGTTCGCGCATGCGTTATGCTCAACAGGGTGGATCTGTCATCAACATTTCCTCGACTGCAGGTCTTAATCGTGGGCAACTACCCGGAAGCCTTGTTTATGCCGCTTCAAAAGCAGCTGTTAACACCATAACAAag GGGATGGCTCTGGAACTCGGGATGTATAAGATAAGAGTGAATTCCATATCTCCTGGAATTTTCAAGTCTGAGATAACACAGGGTCTCCTGCAAAAAGATTGGCTCAAAACTGTGGCTTTCAAAACGATCCCTCTACGAACTCATGGCACCACGGATCCGGCACTCACATCCCTCGTCAGGTACTTGGTCCATGATTGTTCGGAATATGTGACGGGCAACGTTTTTATTGTTGAAGCAGGTGCTACTTTACCTG aCGACGCCAGAATGATGGACTTGGTCACACGTGGCATGCTTCTGGTTGTGCTGTCAGGCTCAAGTGGGACAACTTGA
- the LOC105162683 gene encoding uncharacterized protein LOC105162683 isoform X2, with translation MRESRGQVASSLEPWLELKNKIVMVTGASSGRGREFCLDLAEAGCKVVAAARRVDRLRLLCDEINNGIGSNKPGPDRARAVAVELDVNASGPIINAAVEKAWGAFGRIDALINNAGVRGSVHSPLDLSEDEWNDIIRTNLTGTWLVSKYVCSRMRYAQQGGSVINISSTAGLNRGQLPGSLVYAASKAAVNTITKGMALELGMYKIRVNSISPGIFKSEITQGLLQKDWLKTVAFKTIPLRTHGTTDPALTSLVRYLVHDCSEYVTGNVFIVEADDARMMDLVTRGMLLVVLSGSSGTT, from the exons ATGCGGGAGAGCAGGGGGCAAGTGGCTAGCAGCTTGGAGCCGTGGCTCGAGCTGAAAAACAAAATCGTCATGGTGACCGGCGCGTCTTCCGGGCGGGGCCGAGAGTTTTGCTTAGACTTAGCCGAAGCCGGATGCAAAGTCGTAGCCGCAGCTCGACGAGTCGATCGCTTACGATTACTCTGCGATGAAATTAACAACGGGATCGGTTCTAACAAGCCGGGCCCTGATCGAGCTAGAGCCGTGGCTGTGGAGCTTGACGTCAACGCAAGTGGACCGATCATTAACGCTGCCGTGGAGAAAGCTTGGGGTGCTTTTGGGAGAATCGATGCTTTGATCAACAATGCTGGTGTGAGAG GTAGTGTGCACAGTCCATTGGATTTGTCGGAAGACGAATGGAATGATATCATTAGAACAAACCTAACCGGAACCTGGTTGGTCTCCAAGTACGTTTGTTCGCGCATGCGTTATGCTCAACAGGGTGGATCTGTCATCAACATTTCCTCGACTGCAGGTCTTAATCGTGGGCAACTACCCGGAAGCCTTGTTTATGCCGCTTCAAAAGCAGCTGTTAACACCATAACAAag GGGATGGCTCTGGAACTCGGGATGTATAAGATAAGAGTGAATTCCATATCTCCTGGAATTTTCAAGTCTGAGATAACACAGGGTCTCCTGCAAAAAGATTGGCTCAAAACTGTGGCTTTCAAAACGATCCCTCTACGAACTCATGGCACCACGGATCCGGCACTCACATCCCTCGTCAGGTACTTGGTCCATGATTGTTCGGAATATGTGACGGGCAACGTTTTTATTGTTGAAGCAG aCGACGCCAGAATGATGGACTTGGTCACACGTGGCATGCTTCTGGTTGTGCTGTCAGGCTCAAGTGGGACAACTTGA
- the LOC105162683 gene encoding uncharacterized protein LOC105162683 isoform X4 yields MRESRGQVASSLEPWLELKNKIVMVTGASSGRGREFCLDLAEAGCKVVAAARRVDRLRLLCDEINNGIGSNKPGPDRARAVAVELDVNASGPIINAAVEKAWGAFGRIDALINNAGVRGSVHSPLDLSEDEWNDIIRTNLTGTWLVSKYVCSRMRYAQQGGSVINISSTAGLNRGQLPGSLVYAASKAAVNTITKGMALELGMYKIRVNSISPGIFKSEITQGLLQKDWLKTVAFKTIPLRTHGTTDPALTSLVRRRQNDGLGHTWHASGCAVRLKWDNLKEIS; encoded by the exons ATGCGGGAGAGCAGGGGGCAAGTGGCTAGCAGCTTGGAGCCGTGGCTCGAGCTGAAAAACAAAATCGTCATGGTGACCGGCGCGTCTTCCGGGCGGGGCCGAGAGTTTTGCTTAGACTTAGCCGAAGCCGGATGCAAAGTCGTAGCCGCAGCTCGACGAGTCGATCGCTTACGATTACTCTGCGATGAAATTAACAACGGGATCGGTTCTAACAAGCCGGGCCCTGATCGAGCTAGAGCCGTGGCTGTGGAGCTTGACGTCAACGCAAGTGGACCGATCATTAACGCTGCCGTGGAGAAAGCTTGGGGTGCTTTTGGGAGAATCGATGCTTTGATCAACAATGCTGGTGTGAGAG GTAGTGTGCACAGTCCATTGGATTTGTCGGAAGACGAATGGAATGATATCATTAGAACAAACCTAACCGGAACCTGGTTGGTCTCCAAGTACGTTTGTTCGCGCATGCGTTATGCTCAACAGGGTGGATCTGTCATCAACATTTCCTCGACTGCAGGTCTTAATCGTGGGCAACTACCCGGAAGCCTTGTTTATGCCGCTTCAAAAGCAGCTGTTAACACCATAACAAag GGGATGGCTCTGGAACTCGGGATGTATAAGATAAGAGTGAATTCCATATCTCCTGGAATTTTCAAGTCTGAGATAACACAGGGTCTCCTGCAAAAAGATTGGCTCAAAACTGTGGCTTTCAAAACGATCCCTCTACGAACTCATGGCACCACGGATCCGGCACTCACATCCCTCGTCAG aCGACGCCAGAATGATGGACTTGGTCACACGTGGCATGCTTCTGGTTGTGCTGTCAGGCTCAAGTGGGACAACTTGAAggaaataagttga
- the LOC105162683 gene encoding uncharacterized protein LOC105162683 isoform X3 yields MRESRGQVASSLEPWLELKNKIVMVTGASSGRGREFCLDLAEAGCKVVAAARRVDRLRLLCDEINNGIGSNKPGPDRARAVAVELDVNASGPIINAAVEKAWGAFGRIDALINNAGVRGSVHSPLDLSEDEWNDIIRTNLTGTWLVSKYVCSRMRYAQQGGSVINISSTAGLNRGQLPGSLVYAASKAAVNTITKGMALELGMYKIRVNSISPGIFKSEITQGLLQKDWLKTVAFKTIPLRTHGTTDPALTSLVRYLVHDCSEYVTGNVFIVEAGATLPGIPIFSSL; encoded by the exons ATGCGGGAGAGCAGGGGGCAAGTGGCTAGCAGCTTGGAGCCGTGGCTCGAGCTGAAAAACAAAATCGTCATGGTGACCGGCGCGTCTTCCGGGCGGGGCCGAGAGTTTTGCTTAGACTTAGCCGAAGCCGGATGCAAAGTCGTAGCCGCAGCTCGACGAGTCGATCGCTTACGATTACTCTGCGATGAAATTAACAACGGGATCGGTTCTAACAAGCCGGGCCCTGATCGAGCTAGAGCCGTGGCTGTGGAGCTTGACGTCAACGCAAGTGGACCGATCATTAACGCTGCCGTGGAGAAAGCTTGGGGTGCTTTTGGGAGAATCGATGCTTTGATCAACAATGCTGGTGTGAGAG GTAGTGTGCACAGTCCATTGGATTTGTCGGAAGACGAATGGAATGATATCATTAGAACAAACCTAACCGGAACCTGGTTGGTCTCCAAGTACGTTTGTTCGCGCATGCGTTATGCTCAACAGGGTGGATCTGTCATCAACATTTCCTCGACTGCAGGTCTTAATCGTGGGCAACTACCCGGAAGCCTTGTTTATGCCGCTTCAAAAGCAGCTGTTAACACCATAACAAag GGGATGGCTCTGGAACTCGGGATGTATAAGATAAGAGTGAATTCCATATCTCCTGGAATTTTCAAGTCTGAGATAACACAGGGTCTCCTGCAAAAAGATTGGCTCAAAACTGTGGCTTTCAAAACGATCCCTCTACGAACTCATGGCACCACGGATCCGGCACTCACATCCCTCGTCAGGTACTTGGTCCATGATTGTTCGGAATATGTGACGGGCAACGTTTTTATTGTTGAAGCAGGTGCTACTTTACCTGGTATCCCCATTTTTTCCTCTCTGTAG